A window of Aminivibrio pyruvatiphilus genomic DNA:
GGTCCGGGGGGCTTCGGGGCGGTCTCGCCGTGGCCACAGTGGTGGTGGGTGCGGTTCTCGGGGCGGTTTCCGGCGTGGTGGCGGCAGGAGTCATCGGCCTCGGGCTGATCGGCCTGCCCCAGATGCTGAAGCACGGATACAACAAGCGCATGGCCCTGGGATGCGTCATGGGGGCTGGAACCCTGGGACAGCTCATTCCGCCGAGCACGAACATGGTGCTCTACGGATGCGTTACCGGTGTGTCCATCGGCGGCCTTTTCGCAGGCGGCCTTTCCGCCGGCATTTTCCTCGCCATTCTGTACATCGGGTATGTCCTCATCCGGGGACTTCTCGACCCGGATTTCTGCCCGTCCCTGCCCCCGAACGAGCGGGCCACGTGGAAGGAAAAGCTGATTTCCATGAAGAGCGTTTTCTTCCCCGGTCTGCTGATCCTGGTGGTCCTCGGGTCCATCCTCATGGGCGTGGCCACCCCCACGGAAGCGGCGGCTTTCGGAGCGGCCGGTGCCCTGATTATCGGGCTGCTGAAGAGGCGTCTCACCTGGGAAATAGTCTATACTTCATGTTTCGAGACCCTCGGCGTGTCCGCCATGGTCGGGTGGACCATGATCGGCGCCGGAGCCTTCGGTTCCGTCTTCTCAGGGCTCGGAGGAAACACCCTCATCACCAACATAGCCATGAACATGCCCGGAGGCCCGAACATGGTCTTCCTCGTCTCCGCGGTGTTCATCTTCATCCTCGGCATGTTCCTCGAACCGGGGGCCATCATCTTCCTTGCAGTCCCCATCATCGCCCCCATCCTCTCCCGGCTCGGCTTCGATCCCCTGTGGGTGGGTCTGGCGTTCAACGTGCTGCTCCAGAGCGCCTACCTGTCGCCCCCCTTCGGTTTCAGCCTGTTCTACCTGAAGGGATGCACTCCTCCCGACGTGGATATCGTGGAAATCTACAAGGCGAGCGTTCCCTTTCTTCTGCTGCAGATCGTCTGCATCACGGCCATCTTCATGTTCCCCGACATCGTGATGTGGCTTCCGAGATACATCATGGGCATGTAGGGGGCGGCAACGCCTGAAACCCGTTGTGAATCTTCAACTCTGAAGCAGGAATACCCGGAGCGAAAGGGGGGAGCGATTCAGGAGCGTGCGAACGGCGCCGCCAGG
This region includes:
- a CDS encoding TRAP transporter large permease, whose amino-acid sequence is MARELYPLLMFATLFVLLAGGVPIAFSLAAVSIGFAYVLWGPGALNIVVSAAWGSMNNFVIIAVPLFIYMAYILQKTNVVEDLYDTFFKWSGGLRGGLAVATVVVGAVLGAVSGVVAAGVIGLGLIGLPQMLKHGYNKRMALGCVMGAGTLGQLIPPSTNMVLYGCVTGVSIGGLFAGGLSAGIFLAILYIGYVLIRGLLDPDFCPSLPPNERATWKEKLISMKSVFFPGLLILVVLGSILMGVATPTEAAAFGAAGALIIGLLKRRLTWEIVYTSCFETLGVSAMVGWTMIGAGAFGSVFSGLGGNTLITNIAMNMPGGPNMVFLVSAVFIFILGMFLEPGAIIFLAVPIIAPILSRLGFDPLWVGLAFNVLLQSAYLSPPFGFSLFYLKGCTPPDVDIVEIYKASVPFLLLQIVCITAIFMFPDIVMWLPRYIMGM